One Acetobacterium sp. KB-1 DNA segment encodes these proteins:
- the hprK gene encoding HPr(Ser) kinase/phosphatase: MNGKVNLDDFCKDIKLEKIYYQSADLNLVNSGINRPGLQLHGYYEHFDSNRVQVIGKVEVSYLLDLDPEVREKKIDDFFSYEFPCFIVCWDLEETHLFEDAARKYGRTLLKSKENTTTLFYDLVNYIDQLSAPRISLHGVLVEVFGVGVLITGPSGIGKSETALEIVKRGHCLIADDVVEVKRIRDGHLMGTAPVLLEHFMEIRGIGIIDVKTLYGARAVKRDVEIDMVIRLENWDERSPYDRLGLDEQTLDILGVEIPEVMIPVSGGRNLACIIETAAINNRTKQYGYHSAQVFCDRVAHQNDLDTQKRELQKKQD, from the coding sequence ATGAATGGGAAAGTAAATTTAGACGATTTTTGTAAAGATATCAAACTTGAAAAAATTTATTATCAGTCAGCGGATTTGAACCTGGTCAACAGTGGGATCAATCGTCCGGGATTACAGCTTCATGGGTACTATGAGCATTTTGATTCGAATCGGGTGCAGGTGATTGGTAAGGTGGAAGTTTCCTATCTGCTGGATCTGGATCCTGAGGTTCGCGAGAAAAAGATCGACGATTTTTTTTCCTATGAATTTCCCTGTTTTATTGTATGTTGGGATTTGGAGGAGACTCATCTGTTTGAAGATGCGGCCAGGAAATACGGACGGACCCTGTTAAAAAGTAAGGAAAATACAACCACATTGTTTTATGATCTGGTTAACTATATTGATCAGCTGTCGGCACCACGGATCAGTTTGCACGGGGTATTAGTTGAGGTTTTTGGAGTCGGTGTGTTGATTACCGGGCCCAGTGGCATTGGCAAAAGTGAAACGGCATTAGAAATTGTCAAGCGTGGTCATTGTCTCATCGCGGATGATGTGGTTGAGGTGAAACGGATCCGAGACGGTCATTTAATGGGAACAGCCCCGGTACTGCTCGAACATTTTATGGAAATTCGGGGAATTGGTATCATAGACGTTAAAACCCTTTATGGTGCCAGAGCCGTTAAAAGAGATGTTGAAATTGACATGGTCATCCGTCTGGAAAATTGGGATGAACGATCACCCTATGATCGCCTGGGTCTTGATGAACAAACGCTGGATATCTTGGGGGTCGAAATTCCGGAAGTGATGATCCCCGTTTCAGGCGGCAGAAATTTGGCCTGCATCATCGAAACGGCGGCGATCAACAATCGTACCAAACAGTATGGTTATCACTCA